Genomic segment of Populus nigra chromosome 14, ddPopNigr1.1, whole genome shotgun sequence:
tatgataaatttatatttgattgttaaaaattattcattatCACAAGCCTAACTGCATCACTGAcactcataaaatatatttggatatGAAATAATCTATTgatttatacaattaaattaatgacTAATCAGTTGTGTCAGATATGACAGTAAAGTTAcaagtttaaatattattattctaaaacaTGATAACTATCttgttgtatttaaaaataatggtttttaataaattttttcaaatataattattttactgaattttttaacttactgttataattttttttaaaatccatgGTCTCATAGACCACCGGAAGGAATCTATCACTACTTATCTATCAATCACCATCCCTGCAAAAAATCCACGATGCAGTACCTGGTGGCATGTTCTCACTGGTCTGTCCAAATTTGGAAACATAGTTTAGTCCCATCTGGTCATGCTGTCACTTATTAGTGTTTTGCTAATTGGTTTAAGGTAATAATTAACATGTTGAAATTGTCTATTTTGTGCTAGCAGGAACGCGTTTTGTATTGGTAAAGGAAGCTTCTTGGCTGGTGTCTAACGTTTGATCTATTGGGCTGTCAAAAGAGAACAATTTTTGACAGCCCGAGAACAAAATTCAAAGACCATTTACAAAGAATAAGGTAAACAACAACATAGAATATTCCATCTTTGTCTGCTTCCATGTTTTTCTCGTGAATTTGAATGTGGATATTTATAtctgtgtttggtattgttggttttggttttcattGAATTGTTCTAAGTATTGTGCAGGTGATTGATTGTTTAACATTCTATGTTTGGTTATCTGGGTTGTGACCAAAATTGAAATTCAGTTCCTTGACTGAATTCCTGGCCTTGTTTTGTTTAGATCGTTGTGATATAGGATTGTTTGTTTACGAGAGATTTTCTTCTTGTGTATTCAGTATGGGCTCCTTGTCAGGAATCATTCAAAGACCAGTGATCGCAGCAGCTGTGGCAGCTTTAGCTTCTGTTTCTGTTGAATTTTCCGATGAACTCCAATCTTTTAGATCATCTGATACTTATTCTACCTCCGAACAGTCAAGTTCTTTATTGTCTAATTCAGTTCAGGATTCAAAATTTTCTTGGGTTTCTCACATTTCAGTTTCTAAGCTTGCAAATTTGTCATTCGTAACTACGAATCGGGTGCCTGTTCCTAATGTTAGCTTCCCAGTTCTGGATGTGAGCCAAAATTTTGTTCCCAATACTTTAGGCTCGTCTGTTGCTTCCTCtccttttcttgttaatttgtATCGATCTGCGGAGTTGGCCAAAGGGCCAAAATCAAGTGCATTTAAAACCACCACTATTCCTCCATCCTCTCCTGATATATTATATAGATGGCATTTGCCCGAGCCGAGTACTATTGATGTTTCTGGATCATCTGATTGTTCATCAGAAAAGTCTAGGACAGTGGTAGTTTTGCTAGGGTGGTTAGGATCAAAGCAGAAACATCTAAATAAATATGCTGAGTGGTATACTTCGAGGGGATTCCATGTCATTACTTTTACTTTTCCACTGGCCGAGATTCTTAGTTACGAAGTTGGTGGGAAAACAGAACAGGACATTGACTTGCTTGCGACCCACCTGGCTGATTGGTTGGAAGAGGATGGAAAGAACTTAGTTTTCCACACTTTCAGCAATACTGGATGGTTAACGTAAAGCTCTCTCTCTCAGGCTTCTGCACTaaccattttgttttctttgttcctTGTGAAACCATTTGGCTTGACATGCTTGGTGTGATGCACTTTTTTGCAGTTATGGAGCTATACTTGAGAAGTTTCAGAAGCAGGATCTTTCTTTAATGGGAAGGATCAGGGGCTGCATCGTGGATTCTGCCCCTGTCGCTGCCCCTGACCCTCAGGTAAATGCTGCTTGCAGTTGCCTTTGTTGTTTTTGACAGTAACAAGAACATATTATTGATATCAGGAAGGGGATggaattcttatttttatcctCTGCATGTCTTGTATTATTTCAAGCATGTTTAGCTGTGCTTAATGAAACTGTTGGCTGTGATTATGGTTGTTGTAGCTGGCAAACCTTTGAAAACCTTGAATCGTTTCTTTTTACTCATTAAGTTCATGAATTAACTGTCATTTTACACTTTACAGCCATGCTACCGATAATCACACACTCTGTACCACCTCCATCTTTGCTTTGTGGGTAGGAGATGGTGTTTTGATTTGCAGACTAATTTATCAGTAGCCTTTTTGTATAGTTATTGAACTATCATTTGGCTGATTATATATTATCTGCAGGGTCTGTGCTTTCCTTCATGTGACCATGTTATTGGtgatcaaaattcaaatatatgATGAAAATGTTATTCATGTTCAGTTTAAATCGTTATTTGGGATActctctttctccttctttAGTCTTCCGGGTCTGAGtccatatggtttttttcccctttgttTAGGTTTGGGCATCAGGTTTCTCTGCAGCTTTTCTGAAAAAGCATAGTGTTGCTACGAAAGTGCATGCAAGCTCAAAAGAGTCAGATATGGAGGTATTAGTTGGCAGCAAAACAATCATGGAACCCAAGCCTGCCATAGCTGAATCAGCTTTATTAGCTGTTCTGGAGATGTTCTTTGATGTGATTTTGAACATTCCTATGGTGAACAGGTTATACCCTCTtgccaaaaaaagaaacatctgAAACCATACGTTGATAAATGCTTAATAATGTAATTCTTATCATTATTACCATTGATAGATTCTCCATGACTGGAAGCTTATATAACTTTTCATTATTACATTGCAGGAGGCTCTCGGATGTGCTAAGCTTATTATCATCAGGACAACCAAGCTGTCCACAGTTGTATATATATAGCTCTGCAGATAGAGTCATTCCTGCAGGGTCTGTGGAATCATTTATAGAGAAGCAGCGACGAGCTGGGCATGAGGTTAGGGCCTGCAACTTTGTGTTCACACCTCATGTTGATCATTTCAGAAATGATCCAAAACTGTATACTACTCAGCTCAGCCAGTTTTTAGATGACTATGTGCTTGCTCATTGCAAGCATTCTTAACCGAAACCATGGAGGCAATTATTTTAGCCCAGCTTATTTTTCTCCAAGAATCACATTATACAGCTCATagaattaattcatttttattcaatagATGTCAAATACAGCCGGAAAATAGttactttcattttttcatttgtaCTTGTTCTTTACATACAATCGAAGTTATACGAACTGTTAGAAAAGGATATTCAATACTAAATACAAGTTTGCTTTCTGGTTTTGGTCTGAATGGAAGTGTTTGCTCCTTTACTTTTCACATTTTCTGTGATCTCTTTTCTTACAATATAGAATTGGTTACAAGCGACAATTCAACATCTTGTTATAGTACACCACTAAGCTACAACTTTTACAGAGATCAAATTGTCTTCTACATGCTGTTTTGGTAGGTAGTCCATCTTCATTTCATTCTGGCAAATTATGtacaaaatttaagaatttcatTATGCTTGCTTAGGTGTATATCAATGCAAGTCTTTGTTTGTCTGTATGGTTTAGGattttcaattatttgtttgttatttatggAAGTGCAAGTTTGTAGAACATAGTGAAAAAGGTAGAGAATGTAAAGGATGGTTCCCTTGAAGAAATTATGCAAAGACATAAAATCAGATAGTTTTCATTTATATGTTACACAGTAATAATAGCATATACAGACTCGTTATTAGCATCGGAGGCTTCTACGAGTTCTTTCTGAGATATGAAA
This window contains:
- the LOC133672524 gene encoding uncharacterized protein LOC133672524; this translates as MGSLSGIIQRPVIAAAVAALASVSVEFSDELQSFRSSDTYSTSEQSSSLLSNSVQDSKFSWVSHISVSKLANLSFVTTNRVPVPNVSFPVLDVSQNFVPNTLGSSVASSPFLVNLYRSAELAKGPKSSAFKTTTIPPSSPDILYRWHLPEPSTIDVSGSSDCSSEKSRTVVVLLGWLGSKQKHLNKYAEWYTSRGFHVITFTFPLAEILSYEVGGKTEQDIDLLATHLADWLEEDGKNLVFHTFSNTGWLTYGAILEKFQKQDLSLMGRIRGCIVDSAPVAAPDPQVWASGFSAAFLKKHSVATKVHASSKESDMEVLVGSKTIMEPKPAIAESALLAVLEMFFDVILNIPMVNRRLSDVLSLLSSGQPSCPQLYIYSSADRVIPAGSVESFIEKQRRAGHEVRACNFVFTPHVDHFRNDPKLYTTQLSQFLDDYVLAHCKHS